Proteins co-encoded in one Candidatus Korarchaeota archaeon NZ13-K genomic window:
- a CDS encoding RNA 3'-terminal phosphate cyclase produces the protein MEFVRIDGSYGEGGGSLLRYAIALSSMTMRPVEVFNIRVKRSNPGLRPQHLNAVRALARLTDALVEGDSVGSLRVRFIPRRKLSGSFEIDIGTAGSVSLIIQAVLPVCLTSEGETVLRIKGGTDVPMAPPIDYMSNVFLPNLSLLGARAELRILRRGHYPKGGGIVELRVRPSELSPIRKVERENFSRISGRCHAVKLPRSVVERISRSAAEVLRNEGFSVEIEEEWHEDDHLGPGAGIVLWSDSNPRVGADELGERGKPSEVVGRNAALKLLGELRTGMAFDNHTGDMIIPYLAIARGASRIGISKLTRHAESNIWLVERFLPVRYNVEGGLDRPSVVEVEGVGLELR, from the coding sequence ATGGAGTTCGTTAGGATAGATGGGAGCTACGGTGAGGGAGGAGGATCACTACTGAGGTACGCCATCGCTCTTTCCTCCATGACCATGAGACCCGTGGAGGTGTTCAACATAAGGGTTAAGAGATCAAATCCTGGTCTGAGGCCGCAGCACCTTAACGCGGTGAGGGCCCTTGCTAGGCTCACGGACGCCTTGGTGGAAGGTGATAGCGTGGGATCCCTCAGGGTGAGGTTCATCCCCAGGAGAAAGCTCAGTGGCTCGTTTGAGATAGACATAGGGACCGCGGGTAGCGTTAGCTTGATAATCCAAGCGGTGCTACCCGTCTGCCTGACCTCCGAGGGGGAGACCGTCCTGAGGATAAAGGGAGGTACCGACGTCCCCATGGCGCCACCCATAGATTACATGAGCAATGTATTCCTTCCTAACCTCTCGCTTCTAGGCGCAAGGGCCGAGCTGAGGATCCTGAGGAGGGGTCACTATCCCAAGGGAGGAGGGATCGTCGAGCTCCGCGTGAGGCCATCCGAGCTCAGCCCGATCCGGAAGGTGGAGAGGGAGAACTTCAGCCGGATCTCAGGAAGATGCCATGCCGTGAAGCTCCCTAGAAGCGTGGTTGAGAGGATATCCAGGTCAGCGGCGGAGGTCTTGAGGAATGAGGGGTTCTCAGTTGAAATAGAGGAGGAATGGCACGAGGACGATCACTTAGGACCAGGAGCAGGCATCGTCCTTTGGAGCGACTCGAATCCGCGAGTAGGGGCAGACGAGTTGGGTGAGAGGGGTAAACCGAGTGAGGTCGTCGGAAGGAATGCTGCCTTGAAGCTCTTAGGTGAACTGAGGACCGGGATGGCCTTCGATAATCACACGGGTGATATGATAATACCCTATCTAGCGATAGCCAGGGGCGCATCGAGGATAGGGATATCCAAGCTGACTAGACATGCTGAGAGCAACATTTGGCTCGTTGAGAGGTTCCTTCCCGTGAGGTACAACGTTGAAGGGGGGCTTGACAGACCCAGCGTGGTGGAGGTCGAGGGCGTTGGGCTCGAGCTACGATGA
- a CDS encoding DUF72 domain-containing protein, which produces MPQGGAAARSPDPRKLSDGKVNFSCPAADPGTRVGGSVFKVGCCGFQISKRKYAEIFDLVEVQDTFYKLPSVETVRRWRRDVGRDSFEFAVKAWMVFTHSPSSAIWRKSGVPPDSEYGSLKPTGKNLESWEKFREILRELNSSLVVFQSPPSFKASDENVRNSLEFFRSVKEGALMVGWEIRDESWLRREEFRRILEELGITHVVDPLYESPVYGRFRYYRLHGSRKGKRIIYSHNYSEEELLRLMDIVKRNAAESNYVLFNNSYFSLENARAFKYMLEHHLPM; this is translated from the coding sequence ATGCCCCAAGGTGGAGCTGCAGCACGCTCACCCGATCCGCGTAAGCTATCCGACGGAAAAGTTAATTTTTCATGCCCAGCTGCTGATCCCGGGACCCGGGTGGGAGGCTCCGTCTTCAAGGTCGGCTGCTGCGGTTTCCAGATATCCAAGAGGAAATATGCTGAGATATTTGATCTGGTGGAGGTTCAGGATACATTCTACAAGCTGCCGAGTGTGGAGACCGTCAGGAGGTGGAGGAGAGATGTTGGAAGGGATTCCTTCGAGTTCGCGGTGAAGGCTTGGATGGTCTTCACGCATAGCCCATCGAGCGCGATATGGAGGAAGTCCGGCGTCCCTCCCGACAGCGAGTATGGATCACTTAAACCCACTGGAAAGAATCTAGAGTCATGGGAAAAGTTCAGGGAGATTTTAAGGGAGCTAAACTCTAGCCTAGTGGTGTTTCAGAGCCCACCTTCATTCAAAGCCAGCGATGAGAACGTGAGGAACTCCCTGGAGTTCTTCAGATCCGTAAAGGAGGGGGCCCTTATGGTGGGGTGGGAGATCAGGGATGAGAGCTGGCTCAGGAGGGAGGAGTTCAGGAGGATACTGGAGGAGTTGGGCATCACTCACGTGGTGGATCCGCTCTACGAATCTCCTGTCTATGGGAGATTCAGGTACTACAGGCTTCATGGGTCAAGGAAGGGGAAAAGGATCATCTACAGCCACAATTATTCAGAGGAGGAGCTCCTGAGGCTGATGGACATCGTGAAACGGAATGCCGCTGAGAGTAATTACGTGCTCTTCAACAACTCCTACTTCAGCCTCGAGAACGCCAGGGCCTTCAAGTACATGTTGGAGCATCACCTGCCTATGTGA
- a CDS encoding 4Fe-4S dicluster domain-containing protein has translation MELEVPILIPVSKPRRGASGETGLWRIEKPVIDEGKCIKCWICWLYCPEEVIYEDQSGFPAIDLSYCKGCGVCADVCPAKAIEMVRE, from the coding sequence ATGGAGCTAGAGGTACCCATCCTGATCCCCGTCTCCAAACCAAGGAGAGGGGCTTCTGGAGAGACAGGTCTGTGGAGAATCGAGAAACCGGTGATAGATGAGGGAAAATGCATCAAGTGTTGGATCTGCTGGCTTTATTGCCCAGAGGAGGTTATCTATGAGGATCAGAGCGGATTTCCAGCGATAGACCTCTCCTACTGCAAGGGCTGCGGTGTCTGCGCGGACGTGTGTCCAGCCAAGGCGATAGAGATGGTGAGGGAGTGA
- a CDS encoding methylated-DNA--[protein]-cysteine S-methyltransferase translates to MGTEVVFWIFEVGGKFIGIAKRGELLYCNTIPLGSEGEAEEDLASNCRGAWGALRMVRGRIEDEALAREIYSLYSGEPRSSLRVNFAIHPNKRFQDALKMMSLIPRGVFTTYGELARALNTSPRVIGSYAARNPYPLLIPCHRIVRGDMGVGGYGYGTELKARLLMMEGVEVDLKSMRVNPDKLIRAEGLIALGRCVH, encoded by the coding sequence GTGGGCACGGAGGTAGTCTTCTGGATCTTTGAAGTGGGAGGGAAGTTCATAGGGATTGCCAAGAGGGGGGAGCTCCTTTACTGCAACACGATACCACTCGGGAGCGAAGGGGAGGCCGAGGAGGATCTCGCGAGCAACTGCAGGGGCGCCTGGGGTGCGCTCAGGATGGTGAGAGGGAGGATCGAGGATGAGGCATTGGCTAGGGAGATATACTCGCTCTACTCAGGCGAGCCCAGGAGTTCACTGAGGGTGAACTTCGCGATCCACCCGAACAAGAGGTTTCAGGATGCCCTCAAAATGATGTCACTAATCCCGAGGGGGGTGTTCACCACATATGGCGAGCTAGCGAGGGCGCTGAACACCTCCCCGAGGGTCATCGGGTCCTACGCTGCTAGGAATCCGTACCCTCTACTCATACCCTGCCACAGGATCGTCAGGGGGGACATGGGAGTGGGAGGCTACGGTTACGGGACTGAGCTAAAAGCCAGGCTTCTGATGATGGAGGGTGTGGAGGTGGATCTGAAGAGTATGAGGGTGAACCCTGATAAGCTTATCAGAGCTGAGGGGCTAATCGCGCTTGGGAGGTGTGTGCATTGA
- the speB gene encoding agmatinase — MNWLTVPFSFLASRSSYEESRYVLLCVPYDSTESWATGTRFGPAAIIEASRYMDDYDIELDSHTSELGIFTIFELSVLGKPEDWMMNVVETSVRRLLSDGKIPVILGGEHTVSLPTLMALREEVEHVVIFDAHPDLYDEYGGRKISHATVCRRMSELVGEITIIGVRTMSMEEKEFLNGSDGISVIYADEVHEGSLENLDNLSGKKLYLSMDLDVLDPPQVPCIGNPEPGGLNYFEVIKIVRKVMELGDVMGMDFVEFSPCPAMRSDAYLVARLVQKAIGYHSSHLRNKELR, encoded by the coding sequence ATGAACTGGCTCACGGTGCCGTTCTCCTTCCTCGCATCTAGGAGCTCCTATGAGGAATCCAGATACGTCCTGCTTTGTGTTCCATATGATTCGACTGAAAGTTGGGCTACTGGGACGAGATTCGGTCCGGCAGCCATAATAGAAGCTTCTAGGTATATGGATGATTATGACATCGAGCTAGATTCTCACACCAGCGAGCTAGGAATCTTCACAATATTCGAGCTGTCCGTCTTGGGGAAGCCTGAGGACTGGATGATGAATGTGGTGGAGACCTCCGTAAGGAGGCTACTATCCGACGGCAAGATACCGGTGATACTGGGCGGGGAGCACACGGTCTCACTCCCGACCCTGATGGCGTTGAGGGAGGAGGTGGAGCATGTGGTGATATTCGATGCCCACCCAGATCTCTATGATGAGTACGGAGGGAGAAAGATCTCTCATGCGACTGTTTGCAGGAGGATGAGTGAGTTGGTGGGGGAAATCACCATAATAGGGGTGAGGACTATGAGCATGGAGGAGAAGGAGTTCCTGAATGGGTCGGATGGGATAAGCGTGATCTACGCGGATGAAGTCCATGAGGGGAGCCTGGAGAACCTAGACAACCTGAGCGGCAAGAAGCTCTACCTGAGCATGGATCTGGACGTGCTGGATCCTCCTCAAGTTCCCTGCATCGGTAACCCGGAGCCGGGAGGCCTTAACTACTTTGAGGTCATCAAGATCGTCAGGAAAGTGATGGAGTTGGGCGACGTGATGGGTATGGACTTCGTGGAATTCTCCCCTTGCCCTGCCATGAGATCAGATGCTTATCTGGTGGCTAGGCTCGTCCAGAAGGCCATAGGGTATCATTCTTCTCACCTTAGGAACAAGGAGCTCCGCTAG
- a CDS encoding asparagine--tRNA ligase: MWKFGVRTHYVNELKDLEDGSSVKIAGWVQRKSELGGIVFVRLRDSSGSVQVVVREGDVPRNELDAARNVGIEASIMVEGTLRRDPRSPTGVEVIASRFIIVGESKDFPVKPGVSEEFLLDNRHLQIRTTKMRNALLIRKEVMRAVEEWFINNGFVRVEAPTFVGAAVEGGATLFEVPYFNRKAYLTQSSQFYLEAAIFSFENVYTIQPSFRAEKSRTRRHLTEFWHAEAEMAWADLRGMMDVVESLVKYIVEKVVERASEPLEALGRRIEPIKERFPRITYDEAVELARRKGVDIEWGEDFGTDVERVISLEFDTPVFVTHYPKKAKAFYHKQDPERPEVVLCADLLAPEGIGEIVGGGQRIEREEELVGRILEEGFNPEDYKWYIDLRRYGSVPHSGFGLGIERTIRWIGGLPHIRDAIPFPRTPTRLYP; encoded by the coding sequence ATGTGGAAATTCGGCGTTAGGACCCACTACGTCAACGAGTTAAAGGACTTGGAAGATGGTAGCAGCGTTAAGATAGCGGGATGGGTTCAGAGGAAGAGTGAGCTTGGAGGAATAGTTTTCGTGAGGCTCAGGGACTCTTCCGGCTCCGTTCAGGTGGTGGTGAGGGAGGGAGATGTACCAAGGAATGAGCTGGACGCAGCTAGGAATGTGGGCATAGAGGCATCCATCATGGTCGAGGGAACCCTGAGAAGGGATCCAAGATCACCCACCGGGGTGGAGGTGATCGCATCGAGGTTCATCATCGTGGGAGAATCAAAGGACTTCCCGGTGAAGCCGGGAGTCAGTGAGGAGTTTCTACTCGATAACAGACACCTGCAAATAAGGACTACTAAGATGAGAAACGCCCTGCTTATCAGGAAGGAGGTGATGAGGGCTGTTGAGGAGTGGTTCATAAATAACGGCTTCGTGAGGGTGGAAGCTCCCACGTTCGTTGGGGCTGCCGTAGAGGGGGGTGCCACCCTATTCGAGGTACCTTACTTCAACAGGAAGGCTTACCTGACCCAGAGCTCTCAGTTTTATCTTGAGGCAGCCATATTCTCCTTTGAAAACGTCTACACGATACAACCCAGCTTCAGGGCCGAGAAATCCAGGACCAGGAGGCACCTGACCGAGTTCTGGCATGCTGAGGCCGAGATGGCTTGGGCCGATCTGAGAGGGATGATGGATGTCGTCGAGTCTCTCGTGAAGTACATCGTTGAGAAGGTTGTGGAGAGGGCTTCAGAACCCTTGGAGGCGCTGGGGAGGAGGATAGAACCGATAAAGGAGAGGTTTCCTAGGATAACTTACGACGAGGCGGTGGAATTGGCTAGGAGGAAGGGCGTCGACATAGAGTGGGGGGAAGACTTCGGCACGGATGTTGAGAGGGTCATATCCCTTGAGTTCGACACCCCCGTTTTCGTCACGCATTATCCGAAGAAGGCCAAAGCCTTCTATCATAAGCAGGATCCTGAGAGACCTGAGGTCGTTCTTTGTGCTGATTTACTGGCCCCTGAGGGAATAGGTGAGATAGTGGGAGGCGGTCAGAGGATAGAGAGGGAGGAGGAACTGGTGGGAAGGATACTGGAGGAGGGGTTTAACCCGGAGGACTACAAGTGGTACATCGACCTCAGGAGGTACGGGAGCGTACCTCACTCGGGGTTCGGCTTGGGTATAGAGAGGACTATAAGATGGATAGGAGGCCTTCCTCACATAAGGGATGCGATACCGTTCCCAAGAACCCCAACGAGACTTTACCCCTGA
- a CDS encoding HflX family GTPase, with translation MLRVMTGMVKTDVHDHHLFKIRMRELESLLNALGYRVIERVVQVREKESVDFVFGKGKVDEIREKVKKLNPDLFVIYNNITSKQKWNLERALGVEVADRYDVTLMIFREAASDILSKLQIELASLEKLFPYVKLSASIKYKKMRAGFRGGGEYAYHKQIRALQKRIKILRDKIERLSQQRELEILKRLGDGASIVVLTGYYNAGKTSIFNALTGLEKPVSDRPFTTLSSKYAGIRGENIYLVDTIGFVMDLDPKLIASFKLNLLDIKYSSKQILVLDVSDREELLKIKLIESMRILRDLGKGEDSILVAANKADLVDEPDLRRRVDFIRDILGDSVPIIPVSAMKGTGLRELVDALVRELEIMR, from the coding sequence ATGTTGAGGGTAATGACCGGAATGGTGAAGACGGATGTGCACGACCATCACCTCTTCAAGATCAGGATGAGGGAGCTTGAGTCCCTGCTCAACGCCCTAGGTTATAGAGTGATCGAGAGGGTCGTCCAAGTCAGGGAGAAGGAATCCGTGGATTTCGTTTTTGGCAAGGGGAAGGTGGATGAAATAAGGGAGAAGGTAAAGAAGCTGAATCCGGATCTCTTTGTCATATACAATAACATCACGAGTAAGCAGAAGTGGAACTTGGAGAGAGCCCTCGGTGTCGAGGTGGCCGATAGATATGACGTTACACTCATGATATTCAGGGAGGCAGCCAGCGATATACTCTCGAAGTTGCAGATAGAACTTGCATCCCTCGAGAAGCTTTTCCCGTACGTTAAACTCTCGGCCTCGATAAAATACAAGAAGATGAGAGCCGGTTTCAGGGGTGGGGGTGAGTACGCTTATCACAAGCAGATAAGAGCGCTTCAGAAGAGGATCAAGATACTTAGGGATAAGATAGAGAGATTGAGCCAGCAGAGGGAGTTAGAGATACTCAAGAGACTTGGGGATGGAGCTAGCATAGTTGTTCTCACCGGATACTACAACGCCGGCAAGACCAGCATATTCAATGCGCTGACCGGGCTCGAGAAGCCCGTGAGCGATAGACCGTTCACCACGCTGTCGAGCAAGTACGCCGGGATCAGAGGTGAAAACATCTATCTGGTGGACACGATAGGCTTCGTTATGGACCTGGATCCTAAATTGATCGCCTCTTTTAAGCTAAATCTTTTAGATATAAAGTACTCTAGTAAGCAAATTTTAGTCTTAGATGTATCTGATAGGGAAGAGTTATTAAAGATAAAGCTGATCGAGAGCATGAGGATCCTGAGGGATCTCGGCAAGGGTGAGGATAGCATCCTCGTAGCAGCAAATAAGGCAGATCTCGTAGATGAGCCCGATTTGAGAAGAAGAGTTGATTTTATAAGGGACATATTAGGGGATAGCGTACCTATAATTCCTGTTTCGGCCATGAAAGGCACGGGTCTGAGGGAGCTCGTGGATGCCTTGGTCAGGGAGCTCGAGATCATGAGATAG
- a CDS encoding UbiD family decarboxylase, which yields MELRDSIRLLSEKGLLEVFDGPLSVEYEIASHLIKLDGRKAVLVRRTLLRDGRASSFGVFGGFATSRETLVAAMGLSSIRELKERMRRSLNDGRDPIEAEPKWRRTDLTLKDLPVLRHYLGEPGPYMTASIVIFKDGSKFSSSYHRMLPISENRLVLRAVEGRKLSRTIEKFSKLGRDLEVAVSIGNPPEVLVASAMPAEDRDKLSVAGGILGEPVEISRCEELDAWAPSDAEIVICGRIKPGDLAPEGPFYEILGKDIVRMQPVLTVESIYTREEPIYQAILPAGMEHQILMGLPVEPLIEERVSEVAEVVDVAMTPAGAGWVEAAVAIRKTHEDQPTLAGLMAISAHKSLKRVIIVDEDVDVTNYVEVMRAVVQRAHIPDDYKMISGIRGSSLDHSNLREIVFDGERRILRLPQGKMIIDATVKGPKELVEIPRNPYCTSNR from the coding sequence ATGGAGCTAAGGGACTCCATAAGGCTTTTGAGTGAGAAGGGCCTCCTGGAGGTTTTCGATGGACCCCTCTCCGTGGAGTATGAGATAGCCTCCCATCTGATCAAGTTAGATGGTAGGAAGGCGGTGCTCGTCAGGAGAACCTTGCTTAGGGATGGAAGGGCTTCCTCATTCGGGGTCTTCGGGGGGTTTGCCACTTCCAGAGAGACCCTAGTGGCCGCCATGGGATTGAGCTCCATTAGAGAGCTGAAGGAGAGGATGAGGAGATCATTGAATGATGGAAGAGATCCAATTGAGGCCGAACCCAAGTGGAGGAGGACCGACCTAACTCTCAAGGACCTGCCCGTCCTGAGGCACTATTTGGGGGAGCCGGGTCCCTACATGACAGCATCGATAGTGATATTCAAGGATGGAAGCAAGTTCTCCTCCTCCTACCATAGGATGCTTCCAATATCAGAGAACAGACTTGTCTTGAGAGCCGTAGAGGGAAGAAAGCTCAGCAGAACTATTGAGAAGTTCTCGAAGTTAGGGAGAGATCTTGAGGTCGCCGTCTCCATAGGTAATCCACCTGAGGTGCTGGTGGCGTCTGCGATGCCCGCTGAGGATAGAGATAAGCTTTCCGTAGCAGGGGGCATCCTCGGAGAACCCGTTGAGATCTCGAGATGCGAGGAGCTGGATGCCTGGGCTCCTTCGGACGCCGAGATAGTGATATGCGGTAGAATAAAGCCGGGTGATCTAGCGCCGGAGGGGCCCTTTTATGAGATACTCGGGAAGGATATCGTGAGGATGCAACCAGTTCTAACGGTGGAATCCATTTACACTAGGGAGGAGCCGATATACCAAGCCATCCTGCCGGCCGGCATGGAACACCAGATCCTGATGGGACTTCCGGTCGAGCCCTTGATCGAAGAGAGGGTGTCAGAGGTCGCCGAGGTCGTAGACGTGGCCATGACTCCAGCAGGAGCCGGTTGGGTGGAGGCCGCGGTGGCGATAAGGAAGACTCATGAGGATCAGCCCACTTTAGCCGGACTTATGGCGATCTCTGCGCATAAGAGCCTGAAGAGGGTCATCATAGTCGATGAGGACGTTGATGTGACGAACTACGTCGAGGTGATGAGAGCCGTCGTCCAGAGGGCACATATACCTGATGATTATAAGATGATAAGCGGGATAAGGGGATCCTCACTCGATCACAGCAACCTGAGGGAGATCGTCTTCGATGGGGAGAGGAGGATCCTGAGACTACCCCAAGGGAAGATGATAATAGATGCCACTGTGAAGGGGCCCAAGGAGCTCGTGGAGATCCCCAGGAACCCCTACTGCACGAGTAACCGTTAA